In one Trichlorobacter lovleyi SZ genomic region, the following are encoded:
- a CDS encoding sigma-54-dependent transcriptional regulator — protein sequence MPRILICDDEEGILRYLSKLLKTQGYAVETFSSGTALLARLAVTSMEPVDLLLQDVRLPDINGIDILKQVHQLRPEMPVVVMTAHGTVDDAVHAIRLGAYDYVLKPFPKEKIMGVLAKALEHHRLADENRRLREELQRGGDDSSIVFSSPRFREVYDLTLQVASSEANILILGESGTGKELIARTVHANSGRREHGFVSLNCAALSDSLLESQLFGHLRGAFTGAIMNQKGLLEEADGGTLFLDEIGDVSPTIQAKLLRVIQEKEFIPIGSTKPRTVDVRFVAATNRDLQLEVAEGRFREDLYYRLNVISLTLPPLRERPEDIEPLARHFVRRFAARMKKELHGIDPDALLCMSRYHWPGNVRELENVIERAVILAQGTQLTSDLLPVCSRTAPLRNDEVTPLVSLDTLERQHILGVYRQTGFHKSKTAEILGISRKTLDRKLQEYKAE from the coding sequence ATGCCCCGTATCCTGATCTGCGATGATGAAGAAGGCATCCTGCGTTATCTATCTAAACTGCTTAAAACACAGGGCTATGCCGTAGAGACCTTTAGCAGCGGCACCGCCCTGCTGGCACGCCTGGCGGTTACATCAATGGAACCGGTTGACCTGCTACTGCAGGACGTGCGTCTACCGGACATCAACGGTATTGATATCCTGAAACAGGTGCATCAGCTCCGGCCGGAGATGCCGGTGGTGGTGATGACCGCCCACGGCACAGTGGATGATGCGGTCCATGCCATCCGGCTAGGGGCCTATGATTACGTCTTGAAGCCGTTTCCCAAGGAAAAGATCATGGGGGTCTTGGCCAAGGCGCTGGAACACCACCGCCTGGCTGATGAGAACCGGCGTCTGCGGGAGGAACTGCAGCGGGGCGGGGATGACAGCTCGATTGTCTTCAGTTCCCCCCGTTTCCGGGAGGTGTACGACCTGACCCTGCAGGTCGCCTCAAGCGAGGCCAACATCCTGATCTTGGGCGAGTCAGGCACCGGCAAGGAGTTGATTGCCCGCACCGTGCATGCCAACTCCGGCCGTCGTGAGCATGGCTTTGTCTCGCTCAACTGCGCCGCCCTGTCGGATTCGCTGCTGGAGAGCCAGCTCTTTGGCCACCTGCGCGGCGCCTTCACCGGTGCGATCATGAATCAGAAGGGACTGCTGGAAGAGGCGGATGGCGGCACCCTGTTTCTGGATGAGATCGGTGATGTCTCACCAACCATCCAGGCCAAGCTGCTGCGGGTCATCCAGGAGAAGGAGTTCATCCCGATCGGTTCAACCAAGCCCAGGACGGTGGATGTCCGCTTTGTGGCTGCCACCAACCGCGACCTGCAGCTGGAGGTTGCTGAGGGACGTTTCCGGGAGGACCTTTACTACCGCCTGAACGTCATATCCCTGACCCTGCCGCCGCTACGGGAGCGACCGGAGGATATTGAACCGCTGGCACGCCACTTTGTGCGTCGCTTTGCCGCCCGGATGAAAAAGGAGCTGCATGGCATTGACCCTGATGCCCTGCTCTGCATGTCCCGCTACCACTGGCCTGGCAATGTGCGGGAGCTGGAAAATGTGATCGAGCGGGCCGTGATCCTGGCCCAAGGCACCCAGCTGACCTCAGACCTGCTGCCGGTCTGCAGCAGGACCGCGCCGCTGCGCAACGATGAGGTCACACCGCTGGTCTCACTGGACACGCTGGAGCGGCAGCATATCCTTGGCGTCTACAGACAGACCGGCTTTCACAAAAGCAAGACCGCCGAGATACTGGGCATCTCCCGCAAGACCCTGGACCGTAAGCTACAGGAATACAAGGCGGAATAG
- a CDS encoding hydrogenase small subunit — protein sequence MSQLGHFFGSGISRRDFIKTCVATTAVMGLPFSMAAKVAEAAQAPDRPPVIWLHFQECTGCSESLLRANHPAPATLLLEMISLDYHETLMAGSGHQAEKSLHDSMKANHGKYILIVEGAIPTKENGIYCKVGGKTALESLRKAAEGAAAIISVGTCASYGGIQAAPPNPTGAVGVRDIIKDKPIINIPGCPPSPYNLLSTVLYFLTFKKLPELDQMGRPKFAYGRRIHEHCERRPHFDAGRFAKDYGHETHAQGYCLYKLGCKGPATYANCSVQRFNDAGVWPVSVGHPCIGCTEPDILFRTAIADKVQIHEPTPFDSYAPVDLKDKGKGASPVTTGVLGLAAGAALGAGAMLARKLPDAEQPAEHEQGGDHEHKE from the coding sequence ATGAGTCAGTTAGGGCATTTTTTCGGCAGCGGGATCAGCCGCCGGGATTTTATCAAGACCTGTGTGGCAACAACGGCAGTCATGGGGCTGCCTTTCAGCATGGCTGCCAAGGTGGCGGAAGCCGCCCAGGCACCGGATCGGCCGCCGGTGATCTGGCTGCATTTTCAGGAGTGTACCGGCTGTTCTGAGTCGCTGCTGCGGGCCAATCACCCAGCTCCAGCCACCCTGCTGTTGGAGATGATCTCGCTGGACTACCACGAGACCCTGATGGCCGGCTCCGGCCACCAGGCTGAGAAGTCGCTGCACGACTCCATGAAGGCCAATCATGGCAAGTATATCCTGATCGTGGAAGGGGCGATCCCCACCAAGGAGAACGGCATCTACTGCAAGGTGGGTGGCAAGACCGCCCTTGAGTCCCTGCGTAAGGCAGCCGAGGGGGCAGCCGCCATTATCTCGGTCGGTACCTGCGCCAGCTACGGCGGTATCCAGGCTGCCCCGCCCAACCCCACCGGCGCTGTGGGGGTGCGGGATATCATCAAGGACAAGCCGATCATCAACATCCCCGGCTGTCCGCCTTCCCCCTATAACCTGCTTTCCACCGTGCTGTATTTCCTGACCTTTAAGAAACTGCCGGAACTGGATCAGATGGGCCGTCCCAAGTTTGCCTATGGCCGCCGGATTCACGAACATTGCGAGCGCCGTCCCCACTTTGATGCGGGACGTTTTGCCAAGGACTATGGCCATGAGACCCATGCCCAGGGCTACTGCCTCTACAAGCTGGGTTGCAAGGGTCCGGCCACCTATGCCAACTGTTCGGTACAGCGCTTTAACGATGCCGGGGTCTGGCCGGTCTCGGTGGGCCACCCCTGTATTGGCTGTACCGAGCCGGATATTCTGTTCCGTACCGCCATTGCCGACAAGGTCCAGATCCACGAACCAACGCCGTTTGACAGCTATGCGCCGGTGGATCTGAAGGATAAGGGCAAAGGGGCCAGCCCGGTTACCACCGGTGTGCTGGGCTTGGCAGCCGGGGCCGCCCTGGGGGCCGGGGCCATGCTGGCCCGCAAGCTGCCGGATGCGGAGCAACCTGCTGAACATGAGCAGGGAGGCGACCATGAGCACAAAGAGTAG
- the hybA gene encoding hydrogenase 2 operon protein HybA — protein MSTKSSRREFLKLAGLAGAGLVTAPAMALAGHPVAGANDEELGMLYDATKCVGCKACMSACKRVNGDYGSLAYEQATFDPDKLWDAPQDLTGSTRTLIKLVKDTPKEWSYVKYSCMHCQKPSCVSVCPVSAMTKDKITGIVDYNKNTCIGCRYCQVACAFNIPKFQWEKAIPQIVKCDLCTNTNLKQKGISACAEVCPTGAIMFGKRKDLLAEAKKRLAEHPKQYVNHIYGEHELGGTNHLYLAALQFKKLGLPELKSEAPAEFSEKIQHTIYKGFIAPVALYSTLCFIAVRNMKKGSAHTDEQKKNSDGGDQ, from the coding sequence ATGAGCACAAAGAGTAGTAGGCGCGAGTTCCTGAAGCTGGCTGGTCTGGCCGGTGCGGGGCTGGTGACTGCGCCTGCCATGGCGCTGGCCGGCCACCCGGTTGCCGGGGCCAATGATGAAGAGCTGGGCATGCTGTACGATGCCACCAAATGTGTCGGTTGCAAGGCCTGCATGTCGGCCTGCAAGCGGGTTAACGGCGATTACGGCTCACTTGCCTATGAACAGGCCACGTTTGATCCGGACAAGCTTTGGGATGCCCCCCAGGATCTGACCGGTTCCACCCGTACCCTGATCAAGCTGGTCAAGGATACGCCCAAGGAGTGGTCCTATGTGAAGTACTCCTGCATGCACTGCCAGAAACCATCCTGCGTCTCGGTCTGCCCGGTTTCGGCCATGACCAAGGACAAGATCACCGGGATTGTGGATTACAACAAGAACACCTGTATCGGCTGCCGCTACTGCCAAGTGGCCTGTGCCTTCAACATCCCCAAGTTTCAGTGGGAGAAGGCGATCCCCCAGATTGTGAAGTGCGACCTCTGCACAAACACCAATCTGAAGCAGAAGGGGATCTCGGCCTGCGCCGAGGTCTGCCCCACCGGCGCAATCATGTTCGGCAAGCGCAAGGATCTGCTGGCCGAGGCCAAAAAACGGCTGGCCGAACATCCCAAGCAGTACGTCAACCATATCTACGGTGAGCATGAGCTGGGGGGTACCAACCACCTCTACCTGGCCGCACTGCAGTTCAAGAAGCTGGGCCTGCCGGAGCTGAAGAGCGAGGCACCGGCCGAGTTCTCTGAAAAGATTCAGCACACCATCTACAAAGGGTTTATCGCACCGGTGGCCCTCTACAGCACGCTCTGTTTCATTGCAGTCAGAAATATGAAGAAGGGCAGCGCTCATACAGATGAGCAGAAGAAAAACAGTGATGGAGGGGATCAATGA
- the hybB gene encoding Ni/Fe-hydrogenase cytochrome b subunit, which produces MSHDEYQIHKAKILTPSFWVLLTLTVIGFALIGVRFIWGIGAVSNMSDGYPWGIWITYDVATGTAIACGGYAVAILIYIRNKMHYHPLIRSAVLTSLFGYGLAGFSVMVDVGRPWNAYNFFVPSQWQANSAMFEVALCVMAYTTVLAIEFLPAVLTRLQETNWSRARAFLEKYHGRFGLDTPVVLEKLEKLRQRAVWLQPKLDKVLIFVIVLGITLPTMHQSSLGSLLLIASTKLHPLWHTGFLPLLFLINCMFIGYSIAILESVISSFGFKRPFEIEQLSGLASITPYLTTIWLCVVVGDLVWRGQVANALRFDFYSAFFLLEFALVASGSLLLFSKKRRQSPRWLFITAVLIVLGGALYRFNVYLIGFNPGQGWRYFPSLAELMITVGIVAFEILGYQVLVKLFPVLPRLHGHEVVEKA; this is translated from the coding sequence ATGAGCCACGATGAGTACCAGATTCACAAGGCGAAGATTCTGACGCCCTCCTTCTGGGTCTTGCTGACCCTGACCGTGATCGGTTTTGCCCTGATCGGTGTCCGCTTTATCTGGGGCATCGGTGCCGTCTCCAATATGAGCGACGGCTACCCCTGGGGCATCTGGATCACCTATGACGTGGCCACCGGCACCGCCATTGCCTGCGGCGGCTATGCCGTGGCGATCCTGATCTATATCCGCAACAAGATGCACTACCACCCGCTGATCCGTTCGGCAGTGCTGACCTCGCTGTTCGGCTACGGCCTGGCCGGTTTCTCGGTCATGGTGGATGTGGGCCGTCCCTGGAACGCCTACAACTTCTTCGTGCCGTCACAGTGGCAGGCCAACTCGGCCATGTTCGAGGTGGCGTTGTGCGTCATGGCCTACACCACCGTGCTGGCGATCGAGTTCCTGCCGGCGGTGCTGACCCGGCTGCAGGAGACCAACTGGAGCCGGGCACGGGCCTTTCTGGAGAAGTACCATGGCCGTTTCGGCCTGGATACACCGGTGGTGCTGGAGAAGCTGGAGAAGCTGCGTCAGCGGGCTGTCTGGCTGCAGCCCAAGCTGGACAAGGTGCTGATCTTCGTGATCGTGCTGGGGATCACCCTGCCCACCATGCACCAGTCATCGTTGGGGTCACTGCTGCTGATCGCCTCCACCAAGCTGCATCCGCTCTGGCACACCGGCTTTCTGCCGCTGCTGTTCCTGATCAACTGCATGTTCATCGGCTACTCCATTGCCATTCTGGAGTCGGTTATCTCCTCATTCGGCTTCAAGCGCCCCTTCGAGATCGAGCAACTCTCCGGGTTGGCCTCGATCACCCCCTATCTGACCACGATCTGGCTCTGTGTGGTGGTGGGGGACCTGGTCTGGCGCGGGCAGGTGGCCAATGCCCTGCGGTTTGATTTCTATTCCGCCTTCTTCCTGCTGGAATTCGCGCTGGTGGCCAGCGGCTCACTGCTGCTGTTCTCGAAGAAACGGCGTCAATCGCCGCGCTGGCTGTTCATTACCGCAGTCCTGATCGTGCTGGGCGGTGCCCTGTACCGCTTCAACGTCTACCTGATCGGCTTCAATCCCGGCCAGGGCTGGCGTTACTTCCCGTCCCTGGCAGAGTTGATGATTACGGTCGGGATCGTGGCGTTCGAGATCCTGGGCTATCAGGTGCTGGTCAAGCTGTTCCCGGTCCTGCCGCGACTGCATGGCCATGAAGTGGTGGAAAAAGCATAA
- a CDS encoding nickel-dependent hydrogenase large subunit yields MARITIDPITRIEGHLRIDVEVTGGQVSKAWSSAQMWRGIETILKDRPPQDAWIYAQRFCGVCTTVHAISSIRSVEHALKVEVPLNAQYIRNIIMAQHSVQDHIVHFYHLSALDWVDIVSALKADPKKAASIAQSVSDWPGNSEKEFSDVQKRLKAFVDSGKLGIFASGYWGHPAMILPPEINLIATAHYLKALDYQQKAAQAVAILGGKNPHIQNLCVGGVATALNMDNLATINMERIAYLKALMTETREFVKKVYYPDLLVIGKAYKDWFKHGKGVVNYLAVPEFAEDTKNTSFALPGGLIMGGDVAKARIISTHQDQQLIGSIKESVACAWYEGKSSLHPWEGETKPDYTDFQENGKYSWCKAPRIDGKPIQVGPVAQLLAGYAAGNQRVRKLVDSTCKAAGVGVADLHSTMGRLAARGIRAHLLSDLSLEYLDKLVDNVGKGDKTYANHTEIPSGEHRGVGFHEAPRGVLSHWMVIKNKKIKNYQAVVPSTWNASPRDAEGNAGPYEASLLGNPVAKPDQPLEVLRTVHSFDPCIACAVHTIDPEGKEITKVKVV; encoded by the coding sequence ATGGCACGAATCACGATTGACCCGATTACCCGCATTGAAGGACACCTGCGGATCGATGTTGAAGTAACCGGCGGACAGGTCAGTAAGGCCTGGTCATCCGCCCAGATGTGGCGCGGTATTGAGACCATTCTCAAGGATCGTCCCCCCCAGGATGCCTGGATCTATGCCCAGCGCTTCTGCGGGGTCTGCACCACGGTGCATGCCATCTCCTCGATCCGCTCCGTGGAGCATGCCCTCAAGGTTGAGGTGCCGCTGAACGCCCAGTACATCCGCAACATCATCATGGCCCAGCATTCCGTGCAGGACCACATCGTCCACTTCTATCACCTCTCGGCCCTGGACTGGGTGGATATCGTCTCGGCCCTCAAGGCCGACCCCAAGAAGGCCGCCTCGATTGCCCAGTCGGTCTCGGACTGGCCCGGCAACAGCGAGAAGGAGTTCAGTGATGTCCAGAAACGGCTGAAGGCCTTTGTGGATTCCGGCAAGCTGGGGATCTTTGCCTCCGGCTACTGGGGCCACCCGGCCATGATCCTGCCGCCGGAGATCAACCTGATTGCCACCGCCCACTACCTGAAGGCGCTGGATTATCAGCAGAAGGCTGCCCAGGCCGTGGCCATTCTGGGGGGCAAGAACCCGCACATCCAGAACCTCTGCGTGGGTGGTGTGGCAACTGCCCTGAACATGGACAACCTGGCCACCATCAACATGGAGCGGATCGCCTACCTGAAGGCGCTGATGACCGAGACCCGCGAGTTTGTCAAAAAGGTCTACTACCCGGATCTGCTGGTGATCGGCAAGGCCTATAAGGACTGGTTCAAGCATGGCAAAGGGGTGGTCAACTACCTGGCGGTGCCGGAGTTTGCCGAAGATACCAAGAACACCAGCTTTGCCCTGCCGGGCGGCCTGATTATGGGCGGCGACGTGGCCAAGGCCCGCATCATCAGCACCCACCAGGACCAGCAGCTGATCGGCAGCATCAAGGAATCAGTGGCCTGCGCCTGGTATGAAGGCAAGTCCTCCCTGCACCCCTGGGAAGGTGAGACCAAGCCGGACTACACCGACTTCCAGGAAAACGGCAAGTATTCCTGGTGCAAGGCGCCCCGGATTGACGGCAAGCCGATCCAGGTCGGGCCGGTGGCCCAGCTGCTGGCAGGCTACGCTGCCGGTAACCAGCGGGTACGCAAGCTGGTGGACAGCACCTGCAAGGCGGCCGGGGTTGGTGTGGCTGACCTGCACTCCACCATGGGCCGTCTGGCAGCCCGCGGCATCCGTGCCCACCTGCTGTCTGACCTCTCTCTGGAATATCTGGACAAACTGGTGGACAACGTCGGCAAGGGTGACAAGACCTATGCCAACCACACCGAGATCCCCTCCGGCGAGCATCGCGGCGTCGGCTTCCACGAAGCGCCCCGCGGCGTGCTGTCCCACTGGATGGTGATCAAGAACAAGAAGATCAAGAACTACCAGGCCGTGGTCCCCTCCACCTGGAACGCCTCACCACGGGATGCCGAAGGCAATGCCGGTCCCTACGAGGCCTCGCTGCTGGGCAACCCGGTGGCCAAACCGGATCAGCCATTGGAGGTACTGCGTACCGTACACTCCTTTGACCCCTGCATCGCCTGTGCGGTGCATACGATTGATCCGGAAGGGAAAGAGATCACGAAGGTAAAAGTGGTGTAG
- a CDS encoding HyaD/HybD family hydrogenase maturation endopeptidase: MKVLIFGAGNLLLSDEGFGVHLVKYLADNYSFDDDVELYDGGTLGFMASHKLEEAGRVYMVDVVTTPGEPGELYRFEKDAFIGRTIPIKMSPHQLGIQEMLLLSEIRGRCPDQVTLFGVVPKSYEAGIELSPELAVRLPQLAELMVAELTAAGHQVVAHRA; the protein is encoded by the coding sequence ATGAAAGTTCTGATTTTTGGTGCAGGTAATCTGCTGCTGTCCGACGAAGGGTTCGGGGTCCATCTGGTCAAGTATCTGGCCGACAACTACAGCTTTGACGACGATGTGGAGCTGTACGACGGTGGTACCCTGGGCTTCATGGCCTCCCACAAGCTGGAGGAGGCCGGCCGGGTCTACATGGTGGATGTGGTCACCACCCCCGGTGAGCCGGGGGAGCTCTACCGCTTTGAAAAGGATGCCTTTATCGGCCGCACCATCCCGATCAAGATGTCACCCCACCAGCTGGGGATTCAGGAGATGCTGCTGCTTTCCGAGATCCGGGGCCGCTGCCCGGACCAGGTCACCCTGTTCGGGGTGGTGCCCAAGAGCTACGAGGCGGGGATTGAGCTTTCACCGGAGCTGGCAGTACGGTTGCCGCAGCTGGCAGAACTGATGGTTGCCGAGTTGACCGCTGCCGGACATCAGGTGGTGGCGCATCGGGCCTAG
- a CDS encoding methyl-accepting chemotaxis protein, translating into MRVKTKFIAVNCLIVTVALILSTVAGLYKFKQEMYRQAQVSQESRIKTFWELLRARGNEFSVVDNKLLAGSYALNNNEELPDKLKELCGGTATIFMGDERISTNIVKPDGSRAVGTRLSGPAYAAVLQKGESYRGVADILGTPYFTAYDPIKDRNGAVIGIVYVGVKTSEFYAAYHHLQIVVAVMALVVLLCAAIISWLVINRLFEPLNRMHDMLKDMAEGDGDLTRRLTYCKQDEIGEMSFSFNALMDKLHTIVVKVAEITTQLAAASAQVQGTAQQIAHGTGDISSQSTGIATAVEEMAATSGEIANNCVLAVGEAQDTTASAKAGAAIVDQTVTTMHSIAERVMATSQTVEALGRRSDQIGEIISTIEDIADQTNLLALNAAIEAARAGEQGRGFAVVADEVRALAERTTRATRSIGEMISSIQTETAQAVTSMQQGVGEVKLGVDEAQRSGEALQTILRQIGDVSAQLHQIATAAEQQTATTHEISGNMTRITEAVQETASGAHDSARASQQLNTLAHDLKGVVAQFRL; encoded by the coding sequence ATGAGAGTCAAGACGAAGTTTATCGCCGTCAACTGCCTGATCGTAACCGTGGCACTGATCCTGTCCACTGTTGCCGGCCTGTACAAGTTCAAGCAGGAGATGTACCGCCAGGCCCAGGTTTCGCAGGAAAGCAGAATCAAGACCTTCTGGGAGCTGCTGCGGGCCAGGGGCAATGAGTTTAGCGTGGTTGACAACAAGCTGCTGGCCGGCTCGTATGCGCTCAACAACAATGAAGAATTGCCGGACAAATTAAAGGAGCTGTGCGGCGGCACCGCCACCATCTTCATGGGTGACGAGCGCATCTCCACCAATATCGTCAAGCCGGACGGCAGCAGGGCCGTAGGCACCAGATTGTCAGGCCCGGCCTATGCAGCGGTACTGCAAAAAGGGGAAAGCTACCGCGGTGTGGCGGACATCCTCGGCACCCCCTATTTCACCGCCTATGACCCGATCAAGGATCGCAACGGAGCGGTGATCGGCATCGTCTACGTGGGGGTCAAAACCTCCGAGTTTTATGCCGCCTACCATCACCTCCAGATAGTTGTGGCGGTCATGGCGCTGGTCGTGCTGCTCTGCGCCGCTATTATTTCATGGCTGGTGATTAACCGCCTGTTTGAGCCGCTCAACCGGATGCACGACATGCTGAAGGACATGGCCGAGGGGGACGGCGACCTGACCAGACGCCTGACCTACTGCAAGCAGGACGAGATTGGCGAGATGTCGTTCTCCTTCAACGCCCTCATGGATAAGCTGCACACCATCGTGGTAAAGGTGGCCGAGATTACGACACAGCTGGCCGCAGCCAGCGCACAGGTCCAGGGAACTGCACAGCAGATCGCCCACGGGACCGGCGACATATCGTCCCAGTCAACCGGCATTGCGACGGCGGTTGAGGAGATGGCAGCCACATCCGGCGAAATTGCCAACAACTGCGTCCTGGCGGTGGGTGAGGCCCAGGATACCACCGCCTCAGCCAAGGCCGGTGCAGCGATCGTTGATCAAACCGTTACGACCATGCACAGCATTGCCGAACGGGTTATGGCAACCTCACAAACCGTCGAGGCCCTGGGGCGGCGTTCCGATCAGATCGGTGAGATCATCAGCACCATTGAGGATATTGCCGACCAGACCAACCTGTTGGCGCTTAACGCCGCTATTGAGGCGGCCCGGGCCGGTGAACAGGGCCGCGGCTTTGCGGTCGTGGCCGACGAGGTGAGGGCACTGGCAGAGCGCACCACCCGCGCGACCCGCTCCATTGGTGAGATGATTTCCAGTATCCAGACCGAAACCGCTCAGGCCGTCACCTCGATGCAGCAGGGGGTTGGCGAGGTCAAGCTGGGGGTTGATGAAGCTCAACGTTCGGGCGAGGCCCTGCAGACCATCCTGCGTCAAATCGGCGATGTGAGCGCGCAGTTGCATCAGATCGCCACGGCAGCGGAACAGCAGACCGCCACGACCCATGAAATAAGCGGCAATATGACCCGCATAACCGAGGCGGTGCAAGAGACCGCCAGCGGCGCCCATGACTCGGCCAGGGCATCACAGCAGCTCAACACGCTTGCCCATGACTTGAAGGGGGTTGTGGCACAATTCAGGCTCTGA
- a CDS encoding lipocalin family protein: MKVTLIFALLALVAVCPGRQTAQADTGLPPLQTVQQVDLKRYLGQWYEIARYPNWFQKGCLESSASYALRDDGDIEVLNRCKDSEDGRQRQAKGHAWVVDNASNAKLKVSFFWPFRGDYWIIELGREYEYAVIGTPNRKYFWILSRTRSMDDSLYAAILQRAKQQGFDPGLVVRN; the protein is encoded by the coding sequence ATGAAAGTTACACTAATTTTTGCACTGCTTGCCCTGGTCGCTGTTTGCCCGGGCAGACAAACGGCCCAGGCCGACACCGGTCTGCCGCCTTTGCAGACCGTACAGCAGGTTGATCTGAAACGTTACCTTGGGCAGTGGTACGAGATAGCCCGTTATCCCAACTGGTTTCAAAAGGGCTGCCTGGAGAGCAGCGCCAGCTATGCCTTGCGGGATGACGGCGATATTGAGGTGCTGAACCGCTGCAAGGATAGCGAAGATGGCAGGCAGCGCCAGGCAAAGGGGCATGCCTGGGTGGTGGACAACGCCAGTAATGCGAAGCTGAAGGTCTCCTTCTTCTGGCCGTTCCGGGGGGACTACTGGATTATTGAGCTGGGCAGGGAGTACGAGTACGCCGTGATCGGCACCCCCAACCGCAAATACTTCTGGATCCTCAGCAGAACCCGCAGCATGGACGACAGCCTCTATGCCGCCATCCTGCAGCGGGCCAAGCAGCAGGGCTTTGACCCTGGTCTGGTGGTACGCAACTAA
- a CDS encoding LysR family transcriptional regulator, with protein sequence MELRHLRYFVNVAQELSFSRAAEKLLVAQPALSTQIADLEQEIGTPLLLRNTRSVQLTAAGKVFLIEAQAILAAADAAKDRALRTSRGQEGQLSIGFFSAPTMLFLPDLIRRYRAIYPNVAIRMHELTPDRQLAAFSRGEIDIGFTRPLPPGYPDLAGEVLFQEHFLAVMAETHPLGSRQSIHLNELAQEPFVLLDRAVAVGLHDHIIAACLKAGFSPLVSTSPDLMSAVLTMVAAEQGVSIVPEGVQNLRSNQLAFVPIIPALEPIPLIVCWHAKTDAPPRDAFLQLIREQHAQVKSDGAW encoded by the coding sequence ATGGAACTACGACATCTTCGCTACTTTGTGAACGTGGCCCAGGAACTCAGCTTTTCAAGGGCTGCTGAAAAACTGCTGGTGGCCCAGCCTGCGCTGAGTACGCAGATTGCCGACCTGGAACAGGAGATCGGTACGCCGCTTTTGTTGCGCAACACGCGTTCGGTCCAGCTGACTGCTGCCGGCAAGGTGTTTCTGATCGAGGCTCAGGCGATTCTGGCTGCAGCGGATGCTGCAAAGGACAGGGCGTTGCGTACGTCGCGCGGCCAAGAGGGGCAATTGTCCATCGGGTTCTTTTCAGCGCCAACAATGCTTTTTCTGCCGGATCTGATTCGTCGTTACCGGGCAATCTATCCAAATGTGGCCATACGTATGCACGAACTGACACCGGACAGGCAATTGGCCGCATTCAGCCGTGGGGAAATCGATATCGGCTTTACCCGCCCGTTGCCTCCCGGGTACCCGGATCTGGCAGGTGAGGTCTTGTTTCAGGAACATTTTCTTGCTGTAATGGCTGAAACGCATCCATTGGGATCTCGCCAGAGCATTCACCTTAACGAGCTTGCCCAGGAACCATTTGTGCTGCTTGACCGGGCAGTGGCTGTTGGCCTGCATGATCATATTATTGCAGCCTGTCTAAAAGCAGGTTTTTCACCTCTGGTGAGCACTAGTCCTGATCTGATGTCAGCAGTTCTCACCATGGTGGCAGCGGAGCAAGGTGTCAGTATCGTTCCTGAAGGGGTCCAGAACCTGCGCAGCAATCAATTGGCCTTTGTGCCGATCATACCTGCATTGGAACCTATTCCGCTGATTGTCTGCTGGCACGCAAAAACAGATGCGCCACCTCGCGATGCTTTTCTGCAGCTTATCAGGGAACAGCATGCTCAGGTCAAGAGTGACGGAGCATGGTAG